The Gemmatimonadota bacterium genome contains a region encoding:
- a CDS encoding tetratricopeptide repeat protein yields the protein MLEIKKLQKICDQNPTSILFARLADGLLQRGEVARAIEVCHRGLRYRPSYTAGQVVMGKCYHAAGHYDEARLVFQKVLQLDAGHLAAHWYMGKIALQLDRDDLALKYFEQARARDPFCPELIDQIRKLKGGEVEEEQDNGPEPDGSEVVSESEVFDPALLEEEVEDDLDTLVTSLKREPKSGGEAPVIATKTLAELYASQGLIREAIAVLEQVIAREPDNEHIIVRLDELRNLSEESGA from the coding sequence CATTTTATTTGCACGTCTGGCAGATGGGTTGTTGCAGCGTGGAGAGGTCGCACGCGCAATTGAGGTGTGTCACCGCGGATTGCGCTATCGCCCGTCATATACGGCGGGTCAGGTGGTGATGGGCAAGTGCTATCATGCGGCCGGGCATTATGACGAAGCGCGTCTGGTGTTTCAAAAAGTATTGCAATTAGATGCTGGTCATCTTGCCGCACATTGGTATATGGGCAAAATCGCTTTGCAATTGGACCGCGACGACCTCGCGCTCAAATATTTTGAACAGGCTCGTGCACGCGATCCATTTTGTCCCGAACTTATAGATCAGATTCGCAAACTCAAGGGCGGGGAGGTTGAAGAGGAGCAAGACAACGGTCCTGAGCCCGATGGTTCTGAAGTCGTATCTGAGAGCGAGGTATTTGATCCGGCTCTCTTAGAGGAAGAAGTCGAGGATGATTTAGATACGCTGGTTACATCGCTTAAACGCGAGCCAAAATCCGGGGGAGAGGCCCCTGTTATTGCAACGAAAACGCTGGCTGAGCTGTACGCGAGTCAAGGCCTTATTCGGGAGGCCATCGCGGTTTTGGAACAGGTGATTGCCCGCGAGCCTGACAATGAGCATATTATTGTCCGCCTGGATGAGTTGCGGAATTTATCGGAGGAATCGGGGGCATGA
- a CDS encoding methyltransferase domain-containing protein, translating to MNQEYDGIAEAYRDSKQLSFRKYIEEYTFLEILGDIRGATILDLACGEGFYTRKIVQAGAAEVTGVDLSAEMIKLAEEEE from the coding sequence ATGAACCAGGAGTATGATGGAATTGCGGAAGCCTATAGGGATTCCAAGCAACTCTCATTCCGAAAATATATTGAAGAATATACTTTTTTAGAGATATTGGGAGATATTCGAGGAGCAACGATTTTAGATCTGGCGTGCGGTGAGGGATTTTATACGCGCAAGATTGTGCAAGCCGGAGCGGCAGAAGTCACAGGTGTTGATCTTTCCGCAGAAATGATCAAATTGGCAGAAGAAGAAGAAC